CCCTGTAGGAGCTGCCGAAGGCTGCGATCTTTTGATTTTGTTTCTAAGATCAAAAGATCGCAGCCTTCGGCAGCTCCTACAGGGGATTTTGTGTACCTCATGATTCATGAGCCATGCGCATAACTCTATAGCGCAAATCCGCAAAAACCTTTTCCTCCCTCCAGCGGTCATTCCTAGAACGAGACTGGCAAGCATGCCGGCGCGCCCTTATGGGCTATTCGCAACCCTGCCGCCTGATTGAGAGAAAAAGGAATCGAACCATGCCGATTTCCCGACGTAGATTTTTGATCCTCGGCGCCGTGACCGCGACGGCGTTCGCGATGCCCCCCTTCATCAGCCTCAAGGCCTATGCGGCCAATCTGGAGCAACCGGCCATGAGCAAAGTGACCATTCAAGTCAATGGCAAGCCTCAGGCCCTTGAAGTCGACAACCGCACCACGCTGCTCGACGCCCTGCGCGAACACCTGCACCTGACCGGCAGCAAAAAAGGCTGCGACCACGGCCAGTGCGGCGCTTGCACCGTGATCGCCGATGGCCGGCGGATCAATGCCTGCCTGACCCTGGCGGTGATGCAAGAAGGCAGTGAGATCACCACCATCGAAGGCCTCGGCATGCCCGACAACCTGCACCCGATGCAAGCCGCGTTCATCAAGCACGACGGCTATCAGTGCGGTTATTGCACGCCGGGGCAGATCTGTTCGGCGGTGGCGGTCATCAAGGAAATCCGCGATGGCATTCCCAGCCACGCCAGCGCCAGCCTGACCGAGCCGCCGCAACTGATCGCCAGCGAATTCCAGGAACGCATGAGCGGCAATATCTGCCGTTGCGGTGCCTACTCGAACATCATCGAAGCCATCACTGAAGTCGCGGAGGTGCCGGCATGAGAGCGTTCAATTACAGCCGCGCCGACTCCCCCGCCGCAGCCGCTGCGCAAGCCGCGCAAGTCGAAGGGGCGAAGTTCATTGCCGGCGGCACCAACTTGCTGGACTTGATGAAACTCGACATCGAAACCCCGTTGCACCTGATCGATATCAATCACCTGGGGCTGGACCAGATCGAAGCCACGCCCGAGGGTGGTTTGCGTATCGGCGCCATGGTGCGCAACACCGATCTGGCCGCCGACGCGCGCGTGCGAAAAGACTACGCCCTGCTCTCCCGCGCCTTGCTCGCCGGTGCTTCCGGGCAGTTGCGCAACATGGCGACCACCGCCGGCAACCTGCTGCAACGCACCCGCTGCCCGTACTTTTACGACACGAATCAAGCCTGCAACAAACGCAAGCCCGGCAGTGGCTGCGCGGCGATTGGCGGGGTCAGTCGACAACTGGGGATCATCGGCGTCAGCGACGCCTGCATCGCCACCCACCCAAGCGATATGGCGATTGCGATGCGCGCCCTCGATGCGCAGATTGAAACGGTCAGACCCGATGGCAGCACTCGTAGCATCGCCATGGTCGATTTCCATCAGTTACCGGGCAACACGCCCAATATTGAAACCAGCCTTACGCCCGGCGAGTTCATCACTGCCGTGACGCTGCCAGCGCCCGTGGGCGGCACCCACGTTTATCACAAGGTGCGTGATCGTTCGTCCTACGCATTCGCGCTGGTCTCGGTCGGTCTGATCCTGCAAAAGGACGGCAGCGGCCGCGTTGCCGTCGGCGGTATCGCGCCGAAACCGTGGCGGGTCGAAGCCGCCGAAGCGCTGTTGCCAAAAGGCGCCAAAGCCGTCAGCGAACTC
The sequence above is drawn from the Pseudomonas sp. FP2196 genome and encodes:
- the paoA gene encoding aldehyde dehydrogenase iron-sulfur subunit PaoA, producing the protein MPISRRRFLILGAVTATAFAMPPFISLKAYAANLEQPAMSKVTIQVNGKPQALEVDNRTTLLDALREHLHLTGSKKGCDHGQCGACTVIADGRRINACLTLAVMQEGSEITTIEGLGMPDNLHPMQAAFIKHDGYQCGYCTPGQICSAVAVIKEIRDGIPSHASASLTEPPQLIASEFQERMSGNICRCGAYSNIIEAITEVAEVPA
- a CDS encoding xanthine dehydrogenase family protein subunit M; this translates as MRAFNYSRADSPAAAAAQAAQVEGAKFIAGGTNLLDLMKLDIETPLHLIDINHLGLDQIEATPEGGLRIGAMVRNTDLAADARVRKDYALLSRALLAGASGQLRNMATTAGNLLQRTRCPYFYDTNQACNKRKPGSGCAAIGGVSRQLGIIGVSDACIATHPSDMAIAMRALDAQIETVRPDGSTRSIAMVDFHQLPGNTPNIETSLTPGEFITAVTLPAPVGGTHVYHKVRDRSSYAFALVSVGLILQKDGSGRVAVGGIAPKPWRVEAAEALLPKGAKAVSELLLDGATPTHDNQFKLTLVERTLGSVLAQARDEA